In Castor canadensis chromosome 11, mCasCan1.hap1v2, whole genome shotgun sequence, a single genomic region encodes these proteins:
- the Il20 gene encoding interleukin-20 has protein sequence MKGSGLATGLLCAVLYLLGTPSTGLKTLHLGSCVITTNLQAIQTGFSEIRDSVQAEDENIDIRILKRTKSLQDTKPSERCCLLRHLLRLYLDRVFKNYQTPDPHTLRKISSLANAFLTIKKDLRLCHAHMTCHCGEEATEKYSQILSHFEELEPWAAVVKALGELDILLRWMEETGGQ, from the exons ATGAAAGGCTCTGGTCTTGCCACTGGTCTGCTCTGTGCTGTGCTTTATCTCCTGGGAACTCCGTCAACTGGGCTTAAGACTCTCCATTTGGGAAGCTGTGTGATCACCACCAATCTCCAGGCAATACAAACTGGATTTTCTGAGATTCGGGACAGTGTG CAAGCTGAAGATGAAAACATTGACATCAGAATCTTAAAGAGAACTAAGTCTTTGCAAGACACAAAG CCATCTGAGCGTTGCTGTCTCCTCCGCCATTTACTCAGACTCTATCTGGACAGGGTATTCAAGAACTACCAGACCCCTGACCCTCACACCCTCCGGAAGATCAGCAGTCTTGCCAATGCCTTTCTTACCATCAAGAAGGACCTCCGGCTCTGT CATGCCCACATGACATGCCATTGTGGGGAGGAAGCGACGGAGAAATACAGCCAGATTCTGAGTCACTTTGAAGAG CTTGAGCCTTGGGCAGCAGTAGTGAAGGCTTTGGGGGAACTAGATATTCTTCTTCGATGGATGGAAGAAACAGGAGGACAATGA